In Streptomyces sp. DG2A-72, one genomic interval encodes:
- a CDS encoding polysaccharide lyase family 1 protein: MHRVAALLVCVCVCVCLSWPAPAAAAEREPVGWAATGPGTTGGAGGTTWTVSTRAELKEALANRGAPTAPKVIRVVGDVNGHEADDGSLLGEQDYAPGYDLAKYMSCFGEDGATWSDTRYDYCRQQRQLRQTGSNQEKAQIQLTVPSNTTLVGAGDDARLLGVFLTVNTGTNIVVRNLHLEAPVDHFTTWSPGDGTQGSWDARFDAMTVITGKHIWIDHCTFTNGRFRDREAPVGFHGERVQRHDGLLDIEDGSDFITVSDSRFTDHDKAILIGSGDGRGDRDRGHLKVTFVRNLFTDIVQRAPRVRFGQVHVVNNVYRGRAADTVYALGVGVESAIFSERNVFRYRRGSPSLTVADYGGERFRDTGSWFNGRPAHLNAVASGLGLTTDVGWDPADVYDHRPLRSAQAVEACVLRHAGTGRPYERP; this comes from the coding sequence GTGCATAGGGTCGCCGCCCTTCTCGTGTGCGTGTGCGTGTGCGTGTGCCTGTCCTGGCCGGCTCCGGCTGCCGCCGCCGAGCGGGAGCCGGTCGGCTGGGCCGCCACCGGCCCCGGCACCACCGGCGGCGCGGGCGGCACGACCTGGACGGTGTCCACTCGCGCCGAGCTCAAGGAGGCACTCGCCAACCGCGGCGCCCCCACCGCGCCCAAGGTGATCCGAGTCGTCGGTGACGTCAACGGGCATGAGGCGGACGACGGTTCGCTGCTCGGGGAGCAGGACTACGCACCCGGTTACGACCTCGCGAAGTACATGTCCTGCTTCGGCGAGGACGGCGCCACCTGGTCGGACACCCGCTACGACTACTGCAGGCAGCAGCGTCAGCTCCGGCAGACCGGGTCGAACCAGGAGAAGGCGCAGATCCAGCTGACCGTGCCGAGCAACACCACGCTCGTCGGCGCCGGCGACGACGCCCGGCTCCTCGGGGTCTTCCTGACCGTCAACACCGGCACGAACATCGTCGTCCGCAACCTCCACCTCGAAGCACCCGTGGACCACTTCACCACCTGGTCGCCGGGCGACGGCACCCAGGGCAGCTGGGACGCCCGCTTCGACGCGATGACCGTCATCACCGGCAAGCACATCTGGATCGACCACTGCACGTTCACCAACGGCCGCTTCCGCGACCGCGAGGCACCCGTCGGCTTCCACGGGGAGCGCGTCCAGCGGCACGACGGGCTGCTGGACATCGAGGACGGCTCCGACTTCATCACCGTCTCCGACAGCCGGTTCACCGACCACGACAAGGCGATCCTCATCGGCTCCGGCGACGGGCGCGGTGACCGGGACCGGGGGCACCTGAAGGTGACGTTCGTCCGGAACCTCTTCACCGACATCGTGCAGCGCGCCCCGCGCGTCCGCTTCGGGCAGGTGCACGTCGTCAACAACGTGTACCGGGGACGGGCGGCCGACACCGTCTATGCGCTCGGCGTCGGCGTGGAGTCCGCGATCTTCTCCGAACGCAATGTGTTCCGCTACCGGCGGGGCTCCCCGTCCCTCACGGTCGCGGACTACGGAGGTGAGCGCTTCCGCGACACCGGCTCCTGGTTCAACGGTCGCCCCGCCCACCTGAACGCGGTGGCGAGCGGCCTCGGCCTCACCACCGATGTCGGCTGGGACCCCGCCGACGTCTACGACCACCGGCCCCTCAGGTCCGCGCAGGCGGTCGAGGCGTGCGTCCTCCGCCACGCCGGCACCGGGAGGCCGTATGAGCGGCCATGA
- a CDS encoding pectinesterase family protein, with protein sequence MPSSHLRPPLSRRGFLTASAGAGATLALAPVPARAADALSCPFGRYGSPAARLTPQTLYVDALGQGDFTSVQAAVTAAPGSGWTLVIAPGTYRETVSVDRSRTEMTWLGAGDGPRDVVIVYDNAAGTPKPDGSGTYGTTGSATTTVRGDGFTAHRITFANDFLREEHPGISGTQAVAIKVQGDRSAFHHCRFLGHQDTLYADSNSSTLFARQYFSHCYVEGDVDFVFGRATAVYEHCHFRTLNRTDLSSAPYGFVFAPSTERTNPHGYLVLRGRVTSEAPDAYYKVARPWVPSSSTTARPMLTVRETWLGPGIDAVAPYANMRDAHPWQEQRFAEYRNNGPGAVVTVHENRPQLTSAEARSHTKETYLGDWRPGA encoded by the coding sequence ATGCCTTCATCCCACCTCCGGCCGCCCCTCTCCAGAAGAGGGTTCCTGACGGCGAGCGCCGGTGCCGGCGCCACGCTCGCCCTGGCACCGGTCCCTGCCCGGGCCGCCGATGCCCTGTCCTGCCCCTTCGGCCGGTACGGTTCACCGGCCGCGCGCCTGACCCCGCAGACCCTCTACGTCGACGCCTTGGGCCAGGGCGACTTCACCTCCGTCCAGGCCGCCGTGACCGCCGCGCCGGGCAGCGGCTGGACCCTCGTCATCGCGCCGGGCACCTACCGGGAGACGGTCTCCGTCGACCGCTCCCGCACGGAGATGACCTGGCTCGGCGCCGGCGACGGCCCGCGCGACGTCGTCATCGTCTACGACAACGCGGCCGGCACCCCCAAGCCGGACGGCTCCGGCACCTACGGCACCACCGGTTCGGCCACCACCACCGTCCGAGGGGACGGCTTCACCGCTCACCGGATCACCTTCGCCAACGACTTCCTGCGCGAAGAGCACCCCGGGATCAGCGGCACCCAGGCCGTCGCCATCAAGGTGCAGGGCGACCGCTCGGCCTTCCACCACTGCCGCTTCCTCGGCCACCAGGACACCCTGTACGCCGACTCCAACTCCTCCACTCTCTTCGCCCGCCAGTACTTCTCCCACTGCTATGTCGAGGGCGACGTCGACTTCGTCTTCGGCCGGGCCACGGCCGTCTACGAGCACTGCCACTTCCGCACGCTCAACCGCACGGACCTCTCCTCGGCCCCGTACGGCTTCGTCTTCGCACCCTCCACGGAGCGCACCAACCCGCACGGCTACCTGGTCCTGCGCGGCCGGGTGACGAGCGAGGCCCCCGACGCCTACTACAAAGTGGCCCGCCCCTGGGTGCCCAGCTCCAGCACCACGGCCCGCCCGATGCTCACCGTCCGGGAAACCTGGCTCGGCCCCGGCATCGACGCGGTCGCGCCCTACGCCAACATGCGTGACGCCCATCCCTGGCAGGAGCAGCGCTTCGCCGAGTACCGCAACAACGGCCCCGGCGCGGTCGTCACGGTCCACGAGAACCGGCCCCAACTGACCTCGGCCGAGGCCCGGTCGCACACCAAGGAGACGTACCTCGGCGACTGGCGGCCCGGTGCATAG
- a CDS encoding polysaccharide lyase family 1 protein, giving the protein MNAYSWHGHAITRSAIARRTAVLAGCTALVLGLTGTTGAGAQAQGRDLGRQVLAAGDGWGSQGAGTTGGSAADAAHVHTVTTWEEFQAALKEGGSAPRIIKVKGMIDAVSQGCDAFAAEGYDFQQYLADYDPAVWGNDTPVSGEQEDLRDASADNQGKAIKVSVPANTTIVGVGKGSGILGGSLQIRGVDNVILRNLTVEAPIDCFPQWDPTDGTTGAWNSEYDGVVVYGSTHVWLDHNTFTDGRHPDSSLPSYFGEIYQQHDGLVDIVRGANHVTVSWNSFEDHDKTMLIGNSDSAAADDTGKLKVTLHHNRFEGIVERAPRVRFGQVDSYNNHFVVTEDQPYVYTFGIGIESRLYATDNAFSLPKGVSPARTLKKWKEAPLTAENNYVNGRLTDLIAVHNAEIPEETLQSGAGWTPTLRTKVDSPRAVPWIVDTHAGAGRLR; this is encoded by the coding sequence ATGAACGCATATTCATGGCATGGGCATGCCATAACCCGGTCCGCGATCGCCCGTAGAACCGCCGTCCTGGCCGGCTGCACCGCGCTCGTCCTCGGTCTCACCGGCACCACCGGTGCCGGTGCCCAGGCACAGGGCCGTGACCTCGGCCGCCAGGTGCTCGCCGCCGGCGACGGCTGGGGCTCGCAGGGCGCGGGCACGACGGGCGGTTCGGCCGCCGACGCCGCGCATGTCCACACCGTCACCACCTGGGAGGAGTTCCAGGCCGCCCTGAAGGAGGGAGGGTCGGCACCCAGGATCATCAAGGTCAAGGGCATGATCGACGCCGTCTCCCAGGGCTGCGACGCCTTCGCCGCCGAGGGCTACGACTTCCAGCAGTACCTCGCCGACTACGACCCCGCCGTCTGGGGCAACGACACCCCGGTCAGCGGTGAGCAGGAGGACCTGCGCGACGCGTCCGCGGACAACCAGGGCAAGGCCATCAAGGTGAGCGTCCCCGCCAACACCACCATCGTCGGCGTCGGGAAGGGCTCCGGGATCCTCGGCGGCAGCCTGCAGATCAGGGGCGTGGACAACGTCATCCTCCGCAACCTCACCGTCGAGGCCCCGATCGACTGCTTCCCGCAGTGGGACCCGACCGACGGCACCACCGGGGCCTGGAACTCCGAGTACGACGGCGTCGTCGTCTACGGCTCCACCCACGTGTGGCTCGACCACAACACGTTCACCGACGGGCGTCACCCCGACAGCTCGCTGCCGTCGTACTTCGGCGAGATCTACCAGCAGCACGACGGGCTGGTCGACATCGTGCGCGGTGCCAACCACGTGACCGTGTCCTGGAACTCCTTCGAGGACCACGACAAGACCATGCTGATCGGCAACAGCGACAGCGCCGCCGCGGACGACACCGGCAAGCTCAAGGTCACCCTCCACCACAACCGCTTCGAGGGCATCGTCGAGCGCGCGCCGCGCGTGCGGTTCGGGCAGGTCGACTCCTACAACAACCACTTCGTGGTGACCGAGGACCAGCCCTACGTCTACACCTTCGGCATCGGCATCGAGTCGCGGCTGTACGCCACGGACAACGCCTTCTCGCTGCCGAAGGGGGTCAGCCCGGCCAGGACGCTGAAGAAGTGGAAGGAGGCGCCGCTGACCGCCGAGAACAACTACGTCAACGGCAGGCTGACCGACCTGATCGCCGTCCACAACGCGGAGATCCCCGAGGAGACCCTCCAGTCCGGCGCCGGTTGGACGCCGACCTTGCGCACCAAGGTCGACTCGCCACGGGCGGTCCCGTGGATCGTCGACACCCACGCGGGCGCAGGCCGGCTGCGCTGA
- a CDS encoding rhamnogalacturonan acetylesterase → MSLTRRQVTLAAMTAAPLSFAATGTAHAGSGHRTRTLFIAGDSTAAQKYADAAPETGWGMALPFLLHKDRPVSNHAMNGRSSKSFVDEGLLDVILGAIRPGDFLLIQFAHNDEKTADPARYTEPWTTYQDHLRLYIDGARARGARPVLATPVERRRFDTAGNARTTHGEYPAAMRALAEREDVALLDIQALSLSLWQELGVEESKKYFNWTETEQDNTHFNPPGAIAVARLVVRELLRTGVLAARDVCRLDDAIPESWITWPEAAA, encoded by the coding sequence GTGTCCCTAACCCGCAGACAGGTCACGCTGGCGGCCATGACCGCCGCTCCGCTCAGCTTCGCGGCCACCGGTACCGCTCACGCCGGCTCCGGCCACCGCACCCGCACCCTCTTCATCGCCGGTGATTCCACCGCCGCCCAGAAGTACGCCGACGCCGCGCCCGAGACCGGGTGGGGCATGGCTCTTCCCTTCCTCCTGCACAAGGACCGGCCCGTCTCCAACCACGCGATGAACGGGCGCAGTTCGAAGAGCTTCGTCGACGAGGGTCTGCTCGATGTGATCCTCGGCGCCATCCGGCCCGGCGACTTCCTGCTGATCCAGTTCGCGCACAACGACGAGAAGACCGCCGATCCCGCTCGGTACACCGAGCCCTGGACGACGTACCAGGACCATCTGCGTCTCTACATCGACGGTGCGCGCGCCCGGGGCGCCCGGCCGGTCCTCGCCACGCCGGTCGAACGCCGCAGGTTCGACACCGCCGGCAACGCCAGGACCACGCACGGCGAGTATCCCGCGGCGATGCGTGCGCTCGCCGAGCGGGAGGATGTCGCGCTGCTCGACATCCAGGCGCTGTCCCTCTCGCTCTGGCAGGAGCTGGGTGTCGAGGAGTCGAAGAAGTACTTCAACTGGACCGAGACCGAGCAGGACAACACGCACTTCAATCCGCCCGGTGCGATCGCCGTAGCGCGGCTCGTGGTGCGCGAGCTGCTGCGGACCGGTGTGCTGGCAGCACGGGACGTGTGCCGGCTCGACGACGCGATCCCGGAGTCCTGGATCACCTGGCCCGAAGCCGCCGCGTAG
- a CDS encoding sugar ABC transporter substrate-binding protein — protein MKISIRRSRRAAVAVALGSVLALTTTACGDDGSGAGGDKGEEGSGKGEIVFWDNNGGVRTDIWKEVIADFQKANPDIKVEYVGIPATDYQSKVDTAIQGGGLPDVGGVGAAMLAGFAAQEALDPLDDRFAKSSLNGKLNDDMVTSLKAAGGGDDALYSIPTSANNGVLYYRTDLFKAAGLDAPTTWDTFYEAAEKLTDVKKNEFGYTIRGGAGSIAQALDAMYGQSGITSFWDASGEKTTVNDPKNVAALEKYAALYKKVTPAADLNNDFTKMVAQWDSGTIGMLNHNLGSYQDHVKALGADKFRGIPQPTGPGGKRVQVSNPVDGLGLFKSSKNKEAAWKFIEFAASHESNSKWNESAGAIPSNTDAAKDAWISKAEPTKLAAEALNDGSTTIVQLPYYLPDWNSISKADNEPNFQKVLNGDMSAKEFLDTLAGQLNEAQTEWDSRNG, from the coding sequence ATGAAGATCAGCATCCGCAGAAGCAGGCGCGCCGCCGTGGCCGTCGCTCTGGGCTCCGTCCTCGCCCTGACCACCACCGCCTGCGGTGACGACGGCAGCGGCGCCGGCGGAGACAAGGGCGAAGAGGGCAGCGGCAAGGGCGAGATCGTCTTCTGGGACAACAACGGCGGTGTCCGCACCGACATCTGGAAGGAGGTCATCGCCGACTTCCAGAAGGCCAACCCGGACATCAAGGTCGAGTACGTCGGCATCCCCGCCACCGACTACCAGTCCAAAGTGGACACCGCCATCCAGGGCGGCGGCCTGCCGGACGTCGGCGGTGTCGGCGCGGCGATGCTCGCGGGCTTCGCCGCGCAGGAGGCGCTGGATCCGCTGGACGACCGGTTCGCCAAGTCGTCGTTGAACGGCAAGCTCAACGACGACATGGTCACGTCGCTGAAGGCCGCCGGGGGCGGTGACGACGCGCTGTACTCGATCCCGACCTCCGCCAACAACGGTGTCCTCTACTACCGCACCGACCTGTTCAAGGCGGCGGGCCTGGACGCGCCGACCACCTGGGACACGTTCTACGAGGCCGCGGAGAAGCTCACCGACGTCAAGAAGAACGAGTTCGGCTACACGATCCGTGGCGGCGCCGGTTCCATCGCCCAGGCGCTGGACGCGATGTACGGGCAGTCCGGGATCACGTCCTTCTGGGACGCCAGCGGTGAGAAGACCACCGTCAACGACCCGAAGAACGTCGCGGCGCTGGAGAAGTACGCGGCGCTGTACAAGAAGGTCACCCCGGCCGCCGACCTGAACAACGACTTCACCAAGATGGTCGCCCAGTGGGACTCCGGCACCATCGGGATGCTGAACCACAACCTCGGCTCCTATCAGGACCACGTCAAGGCGCTCGGGGCCGACAAGTTCCGCGGCATCCCGCAGCCCACGGGCCCCGGCGGCAAGCGGGTCCAGGTCTCCAACCCGGTCGACGGGCTCGGCCTGTTCAAGAGCTCCAAGAACAAGGAAGCCGCCTGGAAGTTCATCGAGTTCGCCGCGTCGCACGAGTCGAACTCCAAGTGGAACGAATCGGCCGGCGCCATCCCGTCCAACACGGATGCCGCGAAGGACGCGTGGATCTCCAAGGCCGAGCCGACCAAGCTCGCGGCCGAGGCGCTGAACGACGGGTCGACGACGATCGTGCAGCTGCCGTACTACCTGCCCGACTGGAACTCCATCTCCAAGGCCGACAACGAGCCGAACTTCCAGAAGGTGCTCAACGGAGACATGAGCGCCAAGGAGTTCCTGGACACGTTGGCCGGACAGCTCAACGAGGCTCAGACCGAGTGGGATTCGCGTAACGGCTAG
- a CDS encoding pectinesterase family protein — MTPFRSKRLSRPGHGRVVAAVIALVGALCLGTLGDARAATPDPAAPAVPASADRWSDRPHGFASLAGGTTGGAGGQVVTVTDQAALAKYAAAEEPYIIRVSGAIEVEPFGSGIVVTSNKTIIGVGDTGEIVHGELHLNPGTSNVIIRNLTIRDSYVEGDWDGKTTDFDAIQMDTVDHVWIDHNRFTHMGDGLLDIRKDSRYITVSSNQFTNHNKAFGIGWTTNVLTEITIDHNWFTGTKQRNPSADNCAYAHLYNNYFTDQVRDGDPVWTYGSWARGRTKMVLENSYYDGVQHPYQADATAELVERGSILRNTTGRHDERGDAFDPREFYRYRLDPAAAVPALVTRFSGPQKQIGDSVTLHVPGDYPTVQAAVDAVPSGNASTVTIAVAPGTYRAKVHIPSNKPNIVLQGTGQDRSDTVIVYDTPAEYGGSTGSATVRIDANDVTARNLTFSNDFDEAAHELKGEQALAMKTNGDRIVFENTAFLGNQDTLMTNSPKLDVISRVYVRDSYIEGDVDFIYGRATTVIERSVIRALNRGSTTNNGWITAASTFKDNPYGFLITDSEIVSDAPAGSFHLGRPWHPGGEPNAVAQVLIRDTWLPAAIKSSPWTDMSGFSWKDARFTEYENDGPGAAVTPDRPQMSAADARTHTVADYLNGTDDWAPYARH; from the coding sequence ATGACGCCCTTCCGTAGCAAGCGCTTGTCGAGACCCGGGCACGGCCGGGTCGTCGCCGCCGTGATCGCCCTGGTGGGCGCCCTGTGCCTCGGGACCCTCGGCGACGCCCGTGCCGCGACCCCCGATCCGGCCGCCCCCGCCGTCCCGGCCTCCGCCGACCGCTGGAGCGACCGGCCGCACGGCTTCGCCTCCTTGGCCGGCGGCACCACCGGCGGCGCGGGCGGCCAGGTCGTGACCGTCACCGACCAGGCCGCGCTGGCCAAGTACGCGGCGGCCGAAGAGCCGTACATCATCCGGGTGTCGGGGGCGATCGAGGTCGAGCCGTTCGGCTCGGGCATCGTCGTGACCTCGAACAAGACGATCATCGGCGTCGGCGACACCGGCGAGATCGTCCACGGCGAGCTGCACCTCAACCCCGGCACCAGCAACGTCATCATCCGCAACCTGACGATCCGCGACTCCTATGTCGAGGGCGACTGGGACGGCAAGACCACCGACTTCGACGCGATCCAGATGGACACCGTCGACCACGTCTGGATCGACCACAACCGCTTCACGCACATGGGTGACGGGCTGCTCGACATCCGCAAGGACAGCCGGTACATCACTGTCTCCTCCAACCAGTTCACCAACCACAACAAGGCGTTCGGGATCGGCTGGACCACCAACGTCCTCACCGAGATCACGATCGACCACAACTGGTTCACCGGCACGAAACAGCGCAATCCCTCCGCCGACAACTGTGCCTACGCGCACCTGTACAACAACTACTTCACGGACCAGGTGCGCGACGGAGACCCGGTGTGGACGTACGGCAGCTGGGCGCGCGGCCGGACCAAGATGGTCCTGGAGAACAGCTATTACGACGGCGTCCAGCACCCCTACCAGGCGGACGCGACGGCCGAGTTGGTCGAGCGCGGGTCGATCCTGAGGAACACCACCGGGCGGCACGACGAGCGGGGTGACGCCTTCGATCCGCGGGAGTTCTACCGGTACCGGCTGGACCCGGCCGCCGCCGTCCCGGCGCTGGTGACGCGGTTCTCCGGGCCACAGAAGCAGATCGGTGACTCCGTGACGCTGCACGTCCCGGGCGACTACCCGACCGTGCAGGCCGCCGTGGACGCCGTGCCGAGCGGGAACGCGAGCACGGTGACGATCGCGGTCGCGCCGGGCACGTACCGGGCGAAGGTCCACATCCCCTCGAACAAGCCGAACATCGTGCTGCAGGGGACTGGACAGGATCGGTCCGACACCGTCATCGTCTACGACACGCCTGCCGAGTACGGCGGTTCCACCGGAAGCGCCACCGTGCGGATCGACGCCAACGACGTCACCGCGCGCAACCTCACCTTCAGCAACGACTTCGACGAGGCCGCCCACGAGCTCAAGGGCGAGCAGGCGCTGGCGATGAAGACGAACGGTGACCGGATCGTCTTCGAGAACACCGCCTTCCTGGGCAACCAGGACACCCTGATGACCAACAGCCCCAAGCTGGACGTGATCAGTAGGGTCTACGTCCGCGACTCCTACATCGAGGGCGACGTCGACTTCATCTACGGACGCGCGACCACCGTCATCGAGCGCTCCGTGATCCGCGCGCTCAACCGCGGCTCAACCACCAACAACGGCTGGATCACCGCCGCCTCGACCTTCAAGGACAACCCCTACGGGTTCCTGATCACCGACTCGGAGATCGTGAGCGACGCGCCGGCCGGGTCCTTCCACCTGGGACGGCCCTGGCACCCGGGCGGCGAGCCGAACGCCGTCGCGCAGGTCCTGATCCGCGACACCTGGCTGCCCGCCGCGATCAAGTCCTCGCCGTGGACCGACATGAGCGGGTTCTCGTGGAAGGACGCGCGCTTCACCGAGTACGAGAACGACGGCCCGGGTGCGGCCGTGACCCCGGACCGGCCGCAGATGAGCGCCGCCGACGCCAGGACGCACACCGTCGCCGACTACCTCAACGGCACGGACGACTGGGCGCCGTATGCCCGCCACTGA
- a CDS encoding glycoside hydrolase 43 family protein, which translates to MTTDTYRNPILDADWSDPDVVRVGDDFYLTASSFGRAPGLPLLHSRDLVNWTLVGHALGRLEPAAEFRSPRHDCGVWAPALRHHDDRFWIFWGDPDQGIHQINAPEIRGPWTRPHLVKAGKGLIDPCPLWDDETGEAYLVHAWAKSRSGIKNRLTGHRMHPDGTSLLDEGKVIVDGDRIPGWFTLEGPKLYRHDGWFWILAPAGGVETGWQGAFRSRGFFGPYEERIVLEQKDTDVNGPHQGGWVRTPSGEDWFLHFQQRGAYGRVVHLQPMRWGTDGWPVLGDDGAPVAVHKRPNLPPQPAAAPATDDDFPGGRHGRQWQWTANPQDGWATQHSGDGLRLTCVRSADTHDLRKLPSVLTQRLPGTPCTVEVGLHLHSEEPGSRAGLAVLGDAFSWIGLQRGTDGTVHLVHRFAEAVAEHERDAAHPRLAPGGRARLRIEIGSGARCRFSYDIGDGWTSSGPVFAATPWRWVGALLGLFALAPVGGGHAGAAVFTEFRITPS; encoded by the coding sequence ATGACGACCGACACCTACCGCAACCCGATCCTCGACGCGGACTGGTCCGACCCCGACGTGGTCCGCGTGGGCGACGACTTCTACCTCACGGCCTCCAGCTTCGGCCGCGCCCCCGGCCTGCCCCTGCTCCACTCCCGCGACCTGGTCAACTGGACCCTGGTCGGCCACGCCCTCGGGCGCCTGGAGCCCGCGGCCGAGTTCAGGTCCCCACGCCACGACTGCGGAGTCTGGGCACCCGCCCTCCGCCACCACGACGACCGGTTCTGGATCTTCTGGGGCGACCCCGACCAGGGCATCCACCAGATCAACGCCCCCGAGATCCGCGGTCCCTGGACCCGCCCCCACCTCGTCAAGGCGGGCAAGGGCCTGATCGACCCCTGCCCGCTCTGGGACGACGAGACCGGCGAGGCCTACCTCGTCCACGCCTGGGCCAAGTCCCGCTCCGGCATCAAGAACCGCCTCACCGGCCACCGGATGCACCCTGACGGGACGTCACTTCTCGACGAGGGCAAGGTGATCGTCGACGGGGACCGCATCCCCGGCTGGTTCACCCTCGAAGGCCCCAAGCTCTACCGGCACGACGGCTGGTTCTGGATCCTCGCCCCCGCCGGGGGAGTCGAGACCGGCTGGCAGGGCGCCTTCCGCTCACGCGGGTTCTTCGGGCCGTACGAGGAGAGGATCGTCCTCGAGCAGAAGGACACCGACGTCAACGGGCCGCACCAGGGCGGCTGGGTGCGCACCCCGTCCGGTGAGGACTGGTTCCTGCACTTCCAGCAGCGCGGTGCGTACGGCCGGGTCGTCCACCTCCAGCCGATGCGCTGGGGCACGGACGGCTGGCCGGTACTCGGCGACGACGGAGCCCCCGTCGCCGTACACAAGCGCCCGAATCTGCCACCGCAGCCGGCCGCCGCGCCCGCCACCGACGACGACTTCCCCGGCGGACGCCACGGCCGCCAGTGGCAGTGGACCGCCAACCCGCAGGACGGCTGGGCCACCCAGCACTCCGGCGACGGCCTCCGCCTCACCTGCGTCCGCTCGGCCGACACCCACGACCTGCGCAAACTGCCGAGCGTCCTCACCCAGCGGCTGCCCGGGACGCCCTGCACGGTGGAGGTCGGGCTGCACCTGCACAGCGAGGAGCCGGGGTCCCGGGCAGGGCTCGCGGTGCTCGGAGACGCCTTCAGCTGGATCGGGTTGCAACGGGGGACCGACGGGACGGTCCACCTGGTGCACCGGTTCGCCGAGGCCGTCGCCGAGCACGAACGGGACGCCGCCCATCCGCGGCTCGCGCCCGGCGGACGGGCCCGGCTGCGGATCGAGATCGGCTCCGGGGCACGCTGCCGCTTCTCGTACGACATCGGCGACGGCTGGACGTCCTCCGGTCCCGTCTTCGCCGCCACACCCTGGCGCTGGGTCGGCGCCCTGCTCGGACTGTTCGCGCTCGCGCCCGTCGGCGGGGGACACGCCGGCGCCGCGGTCTTCACCGAGTTCCGGATCACCCCCTCGTAA